A single genomic interval of Microbacterium sp. BLY harbors:
- a CDS encoding LacI family DNA-binding transcriptional regulator codes for MSSRETPRRPTIADVAREAGVATSTASVVFSGKAKVAPATRDRVLAAATALGYTGPDPRAASLRRGRSGIVAVVLEGHLRAAFLDPVTTAMMDGLTDGLAELSAGILLMRDEPGEDGAAIASAPVDAVVLIGCSARTRTSLEIVRGRGLPVVVIEGDAGLDVPRITLDNVAASADIARHVRDLGHRDVALVTLALDAERERALITPERLAHATVDVTVDRLAGVREVFPDAPAISAAGSLIDEGILVGRLLLSDPDTRPTAVLAQSDLLAVGVIRAAEELGLRVPEDLSVAGFDGIPLDGLGDLTLTTSVQPAVEKGRAAGEEVARMLRGEPGRTQDLHCVFRAGTTTAPPPVR; via the coding sequence ATGAGCAGCAGGGAGACCCCGCGCCGACCCACGATCGCGGATGTCGCGCGCGAGGCCGGTGTCGCCACGTCGACGGCGTCCGTGGTCTTCAGTGGCAAGGCCAAGGTCGCCCCCGCCACCCGCGACCGCGTGCTCGCTGCGGCGACCGCGCTCGGCTACACCGGACCGGACCCGCGTGCCGCCTCGCTGCGCCGCGGCCGCAGCGGGATCGTCGCCGTGGTCCTGGAAGGGCACCTCCGCGCCGCCTTCCTCGATCCGGTCACCACCGCGATGATGGACGGCCTCACTGACGGGCTGGCGGAGCTGAGCGCCGGAATCCTCCTGATGCGCGACGAGCCCGGCGAAGACGGCGCCGCCATCGCGAGCGCCCCCGTGGACGCGGTGGTGCTCATCGGCTGCTCCGCGCGCACGCGCACCTCCCTGGAGATCGTGCGCGGACGCGGCCTGCCGGTGGTCGTCATCGAGGGCGACGCCGGGTTGGACGTGCCGCGCATCACCTTGGACAACGTCGCGGCCTCGGCCGACATCGCCCGCCACGTGCGCGACCTCGGCCACCGCGACGTGGCGCTGGTCACGCTCGCCCTGGACGCGGAGCGCGAGCGCGCGCTCATCACCCCGGAACGCCTGGCTCACGCCACCGTCGACGTCACCGTCGATCGTCTGGCCGGCGTGCGGGAGGTGTTCCCGGACGCTCCGGCGATCTCGGCGGCGGGAAGTCTCATCGACGAGGGCATCCTCGTCGGACGCCTGCTCCTGAGCGACCCCGACACCCGCCCGACCGCCGTGCTCGCGCAGAGCGACCTGCTGGCGGTCGGCGTCATCCGCGCGGCGGAGGAGCTCGGCCTCCGCGTGCCCGAAGACCTCTCGGTCGCGGGGTTCGACGGGATCCCCCTCGACGGGCTGGGCGACCTCACCCTCACCACGAGCGTGCAGCCCGCGGTCGAGAAGGGCAGGGCGGCGGGGGAGGAAGTCGCCCGGATGCTCCGCGGCGAGCCCGGGCGCACGCAGGACCTGCACTGCGTCTTCCGCGCTGGCACCACCACCGCGCCGCCACCGGTGCGCTGA
- a CDS encoding Na+/H+ antiporter subunit D, protein MTTLVPLLVALPLLGAAITLVFGRNARLQVFVTVATLAVVSVIAAVLLVVVDAGSPLAVSVGGWPVPFGIVLYVDRLAALLVLVSSVVLLAVLLFSIGQGVADGPDETPISIFNPSYLILAAGIFNAFIAGDLFNLYVGFEILLVASYVLITLGSTESRIRTGAVYIVVSLVSSILFLASIAMIYGALGTVNMAQIAERMSELPQDTQLVLHLMLVVAFGIKAAIFPVSFWLPDSYPTAPAPVTAVFAGLLTKVGVYALIRTETQLFASNSIDTLLLIIALATMVVGVLGAVAQAELKRILSFTLVSHVGYMIFGLAIATPAAIGATVYYIVHHIVVQTTLFLAVGLIERRAGSTSILRVKGLLKIAPVIALLYFIPAINLGGLPPFSGFIGKFALFEAAASVGTPLMIVLIFGGIITSLLTLYALMRAWNLAFWREEEDSTETEGRISYLTGAPAADEQQERRHIPKIMTVATAGMVTVTVALTIFAGPLYALCDRIGAGLLQPVNLVQLEDEVEG, encoded by the coding sequence ATGACCACGCTCGTCCCGCTCCTCGTCGCCCTGCCCCTCCTCGGTGCCGCGATCACCCTCGTCTTCGGCCGCAACGCGCGCCTGCAGGTCTTCGTCACCGTCGCCACGCTCGCGGTCGTGTCCGTCATCGCGGCCGTCCTGCTCGTCGTCGTCGACGCGGGCTCCCCACTCGCGGTGTCGGTCGGCGGATGGCCGGTGCCGTTCGGCATCGTCCTCTACGTCGACCGCCTCGCCGCGCTGCTGGTGCTCGTCTCCAGCGTCGTGCTGCTCGCGGTCCTCCTCTTCTCGATCGGTCAGGGTGTGGCCGACGGACCGGACGAGACCCCGATCTCGATCTTCAACCCCTCGTACCTGATCCTCGCCGCCGGCATCTTCAACGCCTTCATCGCCGGCGACCTCTTCAACCTGTACGTCGGGTTCGAGATCCTCCTGGTGGCCTCGTACGTGCTCATCACCCTGGGCAGCACCGAATCGCGCATCCGCACCGGCGCGGTCTACATCGTCGTCTCGCTCGTCTCGTCGATCCTCTTCCTCGCCTCGATCGCGATGATCTACGGCGCGCTGGGCACGGTGAACATGGCGCAGATCGCCGAGCGCATGTCGGAGCTGCCGCAGGACACGCAGCTCGTGCTGCACCTCATGCTCGTGGTCGCCTTCGGCATCAAGGCCGCGATCTTCCCGGTGTCGTTCTGGCTGCCGGACTCCTATCCGACCGCACCCGCGCCCGTCACGGCCGTGTTCGCCGGCCTGCTGACCAAGGTCGGCGTGTACGCGCTGATCCGCACCGAGACGCAGCTCTTCGCCTCGAACAGCATCGACACGCTGCTGCTCATCATCGCGCTCGCGACCATGGTCGTCGGCGTCCTCGGCGCCGTCGCGCAGGCAGAGCTCAAACGGATCCTGTCGTTCACGCTCGTCAGCCACGTCGGCTACATGATCTTCGGTCTCGCGATCGCGACCCCGGCCGCCATCGGCGCGACGGTGTACTACATCGTCCACCACATCGTCGTGCAGACCACCCTGTTCCTCGCCGTGGGGCTCATCGAACGCCGGGCGGGCAGCACGTCCATCCTCCGGGTCAAGGGGCTGCTGAAGATCGCCCCGGTGATCGCGCTGCTGTACTTCATCCCCGCGATCAACCTCGGCGGTCTGCCCCCGTTCTCCGGGTTCATCGGCAAGTTCGCGCTGTTCGAGGCGGCCGCCTCGGTCGGCACTCCGCTGATGATCGTGCTCATCTTCGGCGGCATCATCACCTCGCTGCTCACCCTGTACGCGCTCATGCGGGCCTGGAACCTCGCGTTCTGGCGCGAGGAGGAGGACTCGACCGAGACCGAGGGGCGCATCTCCTACCTCACCGGGGCGCCCGCCGCGGATGAGCAGCAGGAGCGCCGGCACATCCCGAAGATCATGACCGTCGCCACCGCCGGCATGGTCACGGTGACGGTGGCCCTGACGATCTTCGCCGGACCGCTGTACGCTCTGTGCGACCGTATCGGGGCGGGCCTGCTGCAGCCGGTCAACCTCGTCCAGCTGGAAGACGAGGTGGAGGGATGA
- the mnhG gene encoding monovalent cation/H(+) antiporter subunit G yields MNVFGLMIPDPVVDVAVLVLILLGAILCLSAAVGLLHFRDVPTRLHAATKPQVLGLLLICLAIALSQRSIGGFLFGLVLVAPVVLMQFATAPLSAHMVGRQAYRNGTIEQRGLVVDELAESKQTPPAAG; encoded by the coding sequence ATGAACGTGTTCGGTCTGATGATCCCTGATCCCGTCGTCGACGTGGCGGTGCTCGTCCTCATCCTGCTCGGGGCGATCCTCTGCCTCTCCGCAGCGGTCGGCCTGCTGCACTTCCGTGACGTCCCCACGCGTCTGCACGCGGCGACGAAGCCGCAGGTGCTCGGCCTGCTGCTCATCTGCCTGGCGATCGCCCTGTCACAGCGCTCGATCGGCGGATTCCTCTTCGGACTGGTGCTCGTCGCGCCGGTGGTGCTCATGCAGTTCGCGACCGCGCCGCTCTCGGCGCACATGGTCGGTCGTCAGGCGTACCGCAACGGCACGATCGAGCAGCGGGGTCTCGTCGTCGACGAACTCGCCGAGTCGAAGCAGACCCCTCCCGCCGCCGGCTGA
- a CDS encoding Na(+)/H(+) antiporter subunit C: MDVSLALIAIMAVLFACGVYAMLERSLTRVLIGFLLLGNATNLLLLIVMGVPGNAPFFGTEGELSDPLPQALTLTAIVITFAVSAFLLALIYRSWQLGQADTVEDDEADIALRERTDEDEDLMDDESETDDDEATTDFVGVQTAPITVLHMRDNPAIQDDAPYDAPAVPQPEPEPDGEDDAADQDDQTTDGEGRS, encoded by the coding sequence ATGGACGTCTCGCTCGCCCTCATCGCGATCATGGCCGTGCTCTTCGCCTGCGGCGTGTACGCGATGCTGGAGCGCAGCCTCACCCGCGTGCTCATCGGCTTCCTCCTGCTCGGCAACGCGACGAACCTGCTGCTGCTCATCGTGATGGGCGTGCCGGGCAACGCCCCGTTCTTCGGCACGGAGGGGGAGCTCAGCGATCCGCTGCCGCAGGCGCTGACCCTCACCGCCATCGTCATCACGTTCGCGGTCTCGGCCTTCCTGCTCGCGCTCATCTACCGGTCGTGGCAGCTCGGCCAGGCGGACACGGTCGAGGACGACGAGGCCGACATCGCGCTGCGCGAGCGCACCGACGAAGACGAAGACCTCATGGACGACGAGTCCGAGACGGACGACGACGAGGCCACGACCGACTTCGTGGGCGTGCAGACCGCGCCCATCACCGTCCTCCACATGCGCGACAACCCGGCGATCCAGGACGACGCCCCCTACGACGCGCCCGCCGTGCCGCAGCCGGAGCCTGAACCCGACGGCGAGGACGACGCCGCGGACCAGGACGACCAGACGACAGACGGGGAGGGCAGGTCATGA
- a CDS encoding endonuclease domain-containing protein, with protein MKTDSAHPRAAEVFASTVFTRAELRASGLRGRELTALVRSGRLLRLRRDRYARPDVDPVVAEAVRIGGRVTCVSLLRLLGVFVLEAQGVHVQVEPHRSRLGCRDAAAHRVHWAEDVAASALHVTSLDAAVRHAVRCQSPRASVATMDSLLHQRLLTMDELRAIFAGLPQRFGAVLALVDASAESGPETFVRLLLRSLGVSFETQVSLAGVGRVDFVVDGWLIVECDSRAFHEGWAKQQRDRARDIAAARLGYVTIRPLAADILSDPAGTRDALREVLEVLGPRFVGARRSQLRKTGGRSLLPPPNRANARRSPEL; from the coding sequence GTGAAGACGGACTCCGCACATCCGCGCGCCGCCGAGGTGTTCGCCTCGACGGTGTTCACTCGAGCGGAGCTCCGCGCCTCGGGGCTGAGAGGGCGCGAGCTGACGGCCCTGGTGAGGAGTGGGCGGCTGCTGCGACTGCGCCGAGACCGATACGCCCGTCCGGACGTGGACCCCGTCGTCGCGGAGGCCGTCCGGATCGGTGGTCGCGTCACCTGCGTCTCCCTCCTCCGGCTGCTCGGGGTGTTCGTGCTCGAGGCGCAGGGGGTGCACGTGCAGGTCGAGCCCCATCGCTCGCGTCTGGGGTGTCGCGATGCGGCGGCACACAGGGTGCATTGGGCTGAGGATGTCGCGGCGAGTGCGCTGCACGTCACCTCCCTGGATGCGGCGGTACGCCATGCCGTGCGCTGCCAGTCCCCTCGCGCGTCGGTGGCCACCATGGACAGCCTGCTCCATCAGCGTCTCCTCACGATGGACGAGCTGCGCGCGATCTTCGCCGGGCTGCCGCAGCGGTTCGGCGCCGTGCTCGCGCTCGTCGACGCATCAGCCGAATCCGGACCGGAGACCTTCGTCCGGCTCCTCCTCCGGTCGCTGGGGGTCTCCTTCGAGACGCAGGTCTCGCTGGCCGGCGTGGGTCGCGTCGACTTCGTCGTCGACGGATGGCTGATCGTGGAGTGCGACAGTCGTGCCTTTCACGAGGGATGGGCGAAGCAGCAGCGAGATCGTGCGCGGGACATCGCGGCCGCCCGCCTCGGCTACGTCACGATCCGTCCACTCGCCGCCGACATCCTCTCCGACCCGGCAGGCACGCGCGACGCGCTGCGGGAGGTGCTGGAGGTGCTCGGCCCCCGGTTCGTCGGCGCTCGACGTTCACAACTCAGGAAAACGGGCGGCCGCAGCCTCCTTCCGCCACCGAATCGCGCGAACGCGCGGCGATCTCCTGAGTTGTGA
- a CDS encoding Na+/H+ antiporter subunit A has translation MLMLLAVFLLGSLLMPVLVRWLGAQAFAVAALVPAAAFVHALVLTPQVLDGPVPFVSVPWIPQLGLNLSMNMDVLGWVLTLIVTGVGALVLLYCRWYFHDEAAGIGQFAGVLLAFAGAMYGLVLTDDLVMLVMFWEATSILSYLLIGHYRRRAASRRAALQALLVTTLGGLVMFVGVVLLVVDTGTSSIREILALAPTGPIVDAAIVMLLIGAISKSALFPFHFWLPGAMAAPTPVSAYLHAAAMVKAGIYLIARFAPVFAFSPTWRPIILTLGILTMLLGGIQALRETDLKRVLAFGTVSQLGFFAVVVGYGTQAAALAGVALVIGHALFKSALFLIVGVIDRQLSTRDVTELSGVGRQAPVMATAAFIAVASMAGVAPTIGFVAKESTLTALLDDALGGSVWGLVALIGVTLGSMLTAAYGVRFLWGAFWTKRDADGERQPDTVWPDPPVGFLSAPIILAGVTLAAGIGAPALDIALQPYALTATPGLDHEGAAVEGPGHLALWHGFEPALGISILSILLGIGLFLLTRRTGWDRRPRLLPFTAADVYYAVMRGVDRLSVLSTTITQRGSLPVYVGTIFVVFVAAEVTALVASDIDRYQLSLWHTPAQLAVAPIMAVAGVVAVRARKRYTGVVLASVTGLGMVVLFATSGAPDLALTQILVETVTMVTFALVLRRLPARMGEHNESVSRIPRALLGIGVGLTMAFVAVVATQSRVADPISAIFPEIAYEIGHGKNVVNVALVDLRGWDTMGELSVLVLAATGVASLVFVTHRADLLAATKTLPRSVRKSARSRPLVETTDGVRFQTAENRSAPRAWLVGGQKMKPENRSILLEVIVRILFHTIIVVSIFLLFAGHNLPGGGFAGGLVAGMALVMRYIAGGRWELGAAAPTDAGRLLGTGLILAVGTAVVPLFFGMAPLTSTFWEWEIPGIGHMEFVTSTIFDIGVYLVVIGLVLDVLRSLGAEVDRQAALRPGESTAVDFSSRTGGNG, from the coding sequence ATGCTGATGCTCCTCGCAGTGTTCCTCCTCGGGTCGCTCTTGATGCCCGTTCTGGTGCGCTGGCTGGGAGCTCAGGCCTTCGCCGTCGCGGCCCTCGTCCCGGCCGCCGCGTTCGTCCACGCGCTGGTGCTCACCCCGCAGGTGCTCGACGGGCCCGTCCCGTTCGTCTCCGTGCCGTGGATCCCGCAGCTCGGACTGAACCTGTCGATGAACATGGACGTCCTCGGCTGGGTGCTCACCCTCATCGTCACCGGCGTCGGGGCGCTCGTGCTCCTCTACTGCCGCTGGTACTTCCACGACGAGGCCGCCGGGATCGGGCAGTTCGCGGGCGTGCTCCTCGCCTTCGCCGGCGCGATGTACGGGCTCGTCCTCACCGACGACCTCGTGATGCTCGTGATGTTCTGGGAGGCGACGAGCATCCTCTCCTACCTCCTCATCGGGCACTACCGCCGTCGTGCCGCGAGCCGTCGCGCCGCCCTGCAGGCTCTCCTCGTCACCACGCTGGGCGGACTGGTGATGTTCGTCGGCGTCGTGCTGCTGGTCGTCGACACCGGGACGTCGAGCATCCGCGAGATCCTCGCGCTCGCCCCGACGGGCCCGATCGTCGACGCCGCGATCGTGATGCTCCTGATCGGGGCGATCAGCAAGTCCGCCCTGTTCCCGTTCCACTTCTGGCTCCCCGGGGCGATGGCGGCGCCGACCCCGGTCAGCGCCTATCTGCACGCCGCGGCGATGGTGAAGGCGGGCATCTACCTCATCGCGCGCTTCGCGCCCGTCTTCGCGTTCAGCCCGACGTGGCGGCCGATCATTCTCACCCTCGGCATCCTCACCATGCTGCTCGGCGGCATCCAGGCGCTGCGCGAGACCGACCTCAAGCGCGTGCTCGCCTTCGGCACGGTCAGTCAGCTGGGGTTCTTCGCGGTCGTCGTCGGCTACGGCACGCAGGCCGCCGCCCTCGCCGGTGTCGCGCTCGTGATCGGGCACGCGCTGTTCAAGTCGGCGCTCTTCCTCATCGTCGGCGTCATCGACCGGCAGCTCTCCACGCGTGACGTCACCGAGCTCTCGGGCGTCGGCCGTCAGGCGCCGGTGATGGCCACGGCCGCGTTCATCGCCGTGGCCTCGATGGCCGGCGTCGCTCCGACGATCGGATTCGTCGCCAAGGAGTCGACGCTCACGGCCCTCCTGGACGACGCCCTCGGCGGCTCGGTCTGGGGGCTCGTGGCGCTGATCGGCGTCACCCTGGGTTCCATGCTCACCGCGGCATACGGCGTCCGCTTCCTCTGGGGGGCCTTCTGGACCAAGCGGGATGCGGACGGTGAGCGCCAGCCCGACACGGTCTGGCCGGACCCGCCGGTCGGCTTCCTCTCCGCCCCGATCATCCTCGCCGGGGTCACGCTCGCCGCCGGGATCGGCGCCCCCGCCCTCGACATCGCGCTGCAGCCGTACGCGCTCACGGCGACACCGGGGCTGGACCACGAGGGTGCCGCCGTCGAAGGGCCGGGGCACCTGGCGCTCTGGCACGGCTTCGAGCCCGCGCTCGGCATCTCGATCCTGTCGATCCTGCTCGGCATCGGGCTCTTCCTGCTCACGCGCCGCACCGGGTGGGACCGGCGCCCGCGCCTGCTGCCGTTCACCGCCGCCGACGTCTACTACGCCGTGATGCGCGGCGTCGACCGCCTCTCCGTCCTCAGCACGACGATCACCCAGCGGGGCTCGCTCCCGGTCTACGTGGGGACGATCTTCGTCGTCTTCGTCGCCGCGGAGGTCACCGCCCTGGTCGCCAGTGACATCGACCGGTATCAGCTCTCGCTCTGGCACACGCCGGCCCAGCTCGCCGTCGCGCCGATCATGGCCGTCGCCGGCGTCGTGGCGGTCCGGGCCCGCAAGCGCTACACCGGCGTCGTGCTCGCCTCGGTCACCGGCCTGGGCATGGTCGTGCTCTTCGCCACCAGCGGGGCACCGGATCTCGCGCTCACGCAGATCCTCGTGGAGACGGTGACGATGGTGACGTTCGCCCTCGTCCTCCGCCGTCTGCCGGCGCGGATGGGCGAGCACAACGAATCCGTCAGCCGGATCCCCCGGGCGCTGCTCGGCATCGGCGTCGGTCTGACCATGGCGTTCGTCGCGGTGGTCGCGACCCAGTCCCGGGTCGCCGACCCGATCTCCGCGATCTTCCCCGAGATCGCGTACGAGATCGGCCACGGCAAGAACGTCGTGAACGTGGCGCTGGTCGACCTCCGCGGGTGGGACACGATGGGCGAGCTCTCGGTGCTCGTGCTCGCCGCCACCGGTGTCGCCTCGCTCGTGTTCGTCACGCACCGCGCCGACCTCCTCGCGGCCACGAAGACCCTGCCGCGCTCTGTGCGCAAGTCCGCCCGCAGCCGCCCGCTCGTCGAGACCACCGACGGCGTGCGCTTCCAGACCGCCGAGAATCGCTCGGCTCCGCGGGCCTGGCTCGTCGGCGGCCAGAAGATGAAGCCGGAGAACCGGTCCATCCTCCTCGAGGTGATCGTCCGCATCCTGTTCCACACGATCATCGTGGTGTCGATCTTCCTGCTCTTCGCCGGGCACAACCTCCCCGGCGGCGGCTTCGCGGGCGGGCTTGTCGCGGGCATGGCCCTCGTCATGCGCTACATCGCGGGCGGACGCTGGGAGCTGGGAGCTGCGGCGCCGACCGACGCCGGCCGCCTCCTCGGCACCGGACTCATCCTCGCCGTCGGCACCGCCGTCGTCCCCTTGTTCTTCGGCATGGCTCCGCTCACCAGCACCTTCTGGGAGTGGGAGATCCCCGGTATCGGGCACATGGAGTTCGTCACCTCGACGATCTTCGACATCGGCGTCTACCTCGTCGTGATCGGCCTCGTTCTCGACGTGCTCCGCAGCCTCGGCGCGGAGGTCGACCGGCAGGCGGCCCTCCGCCCCGGTGAGAGCACCGCGGTCGACTTCTCCTCGCGGACCGGGGGGAACGGCTGA
- a CDS encoding MFS transporter, with the protein MDTALTRSQFVRWRTAIFAIFLASGLSIATWASRVPGIKTALDLDNAQVGLILLGMGVASILGISTSPAVMARTGARRGMLLAMLTFATGIALVGLGATVFGSVPVVLIGMVLFGFGNGCVDVMMNVEATAIEQQMGRTILPVFHAFFSFGTVLGAGIGALAAALRIDVGTHAVAMGVLIAVIAVVCFFQVPVREAALDPENHEKPPFRERMHTALEAWREPRTYLLGTVMLGMSFAEGGANDWIALGTEQGHGFTEGSGAVALAVFSVGMTVVRLFGGPLVDRFGRVPVLRVLAATAAAGILLFILAPSLPLVLVGAALWGIGASLGFPLGMSAAADDPVKAAARVSAAATIGYVAFLGGPPVLGVISEHIGLLNTLFILVGLVVLSGLFSGAARPLRADEKTPVAGAVDG; encoded by the coding sequence ATGGACACCGCCCTCACCCGCTCGCAGTTCGTGCGCTGGCGCACCGCGATCTTCGCCATCTTCCTCGCCAGCGGTCTCTCGATCGCGACCTGGGCCTCCCGCGTGCCGGGCATCAAGACCGCTCTCGACCTCGACAACGCCCAGGTCGGGCTGATCCTCCTGGGCATGGGCGTCGCGTCCATCCTCGGCATCTCCACGAGCCCCGCCGTCATGGCGCGCACCGGGGCGCGGCGCGGCATGCTCCTCGCAATGCTCACCTTCGCCACCGGCATCGCCCTCGTCGGGCTCGGCGCGACGGTGTTCGGATCGGTGCCGGTGGTGCTCATCGGCATGGTGCTGTTCGGCTTCGGCAACGGCTGTGTCGACGTGATGATGAACGTCGAGGCGACGGCGATCGAGCAGCAGATGGGGCGCACGATCCTGCCCGTCTTCCATGCGTTCTTCAGCTTCGGCACCGTGCTCGGTGCGGGGATCGGCGCCCTCGCGGCGGCCCTCCGGATCGATGTGGGTACCCACGCCGTGGCGATGGGCGTGCTGATCGCGGTGATCGCCGTCGTCTGCTTCTTCCAGGTGCCCGTGCGGGAGGCCGCGCTCGACCCGGAGAACCACGAGAAGCCGCCGTTCCGCGAGCGCATGCACACGGCGCTCGAAGCCTGGCGAGAGCCGCGCACGTACCTCCTCGGCACGGTCATGCTCGGCATGTCGTTCGCGGAGGGCGGCGCCAACGACTGGATCGCCCTGGGCACCGAGCAGGGCCACGGCTTCACGGAGGGATCGGGTGCCGTCGCGCTGGCGGTGTTCTCCGTGGGCATGACCGTGGTGCGGCTCTTCGGCGGACCGCTCGTCGACCGCTTCGGCCGCGTCCCGGTGCTGCGGGTCCTCGCCGCGACCGCCGCCGCCGGGATCCTGCTCTTCATCCTCGCGCCGTCCCTGCCACTCGTCCTCGTCGGCGCCGCCCTGTGGGGCATCGGCGCCTCGCTCGGCTTCCCGCTCGGCATGTCGGCGGCGGCGGACGATCCGGTCAAGGCCGCCGCCCGCGTCAGCGCCGCGGCAACCATCGGCTACGTGGCGTTCCTCGGCGGACCTCCCGTGCTCGGCGTCATCAGCGAGCACATCGGGCTGCTCAACACGCTCTTCATCCTGGTCGGGCTCGTGGTGCTCTCCGGGCTCTTCTCCGGTGCCGCCCGGCCGCTCCGCGCGGACGAGAAGACGCCCGTCGCCGGCGCGGTCGACGGCTGA
- a CDS encoding response regulator transcription factor: MTAPTVLLADDHGAIRAGLRIMLETHDIIVVGEAADGEVAVRNAAALRPDVVLMDLRMPGRDGVSATREIVERGLGDVLVLTSFDEDDLVLAAIRAGAVGFLLKTVDAPTLVQAVRAVAAGDGALDPRVTRRALAAVAGAPTDPPPSTGFVLPELTPRERDVLDGILQGWSNAQLATRLHISVPTVKTHVSNVLTKLGARSRSHAAALVRGGED, from the coding sequence ATGACGGCGCCCACCGTCCTGCTCGCCGATGACCACGGGGCGATCAGGGCCGGCCTGCGCATCATGCTCGAGACGCACGACATCATCGTGGTCGGGGAGGCCGCAGACGGGGAGGTGGCGGTGCGCAATGCGGCCGCGCTCCGCCCCGACGTGGTCCTCATGGACCTGCGCATGCCGGGGCGTGACGGCGTCTCGGCCACCCGCGAGATCGTCGAGCGCGGACTCGGCGACGTCCTGGTGCTGACGAGCTTCGACGAAGACGATCTCGTGCTCGCGGCCATCCGGGCCGGGGCCGTCGGATTCCTCCTGAAGACCGTCGATGCTCCTACGCTCGTGCAGGCAGTGCGTGCGGTGGCGGCCGGTGACGGCGCCCTCGACCCCCGGGTCACGCGCCGCGCGCTCGCCGCGGTCGCCGGTGCGCCGACGGATCCCCCGCCGTCCACGGGCTTCGTGCTGCCGGAGCTGACGCCCCGCGAACGCGACGTGCTCGACGGAATCCTCCAGGGATGGTCGAACGCGCAGCTCGCCACGCGCCTGCACATCTCGGTGCCGACGGTGAAGACCCACGTGTCGAACGTGCTCACCAAGCTCGGGGCCCGCAGCCGGTCGCACGCCGCCGCGCTGGTGCGCGGCGGCGAGGACTGA
- a CDS encoding monovalent cation/H+ antiporter complex subunit F produces MNTLLLIILAVFAVAAILAVVRIVRGPSILDRAVAADVLLTEVMCVLGAEMAINGHTRNIPVLLIIAAVGVFGSIAVARFVARRDNTTP; encoded by the coding sequence ATGAACACGCTGCTCCTCATCATCCTCGCCGTGTTCGCCGTCGCCGCGATCCTCGCGGTCGTCCGCATCGTGCGCGGCCCGTCGATCCTCGATCGCGCCGTCGCGGCCGACGTCCTCCTGACCGAGGTGATGTGCGTGCTCGGCGCCGAGATGGCCATCAACGGTCACACCCGCAACATCCCGGTGCTCCTCATCATCGCGGCGGTCGGCGTGTTCGGGTCGATCGCGGTCGCCCGCTTCGTCGCGAGAAGGGACAACACGACACCATGA
- a CDS encoding Na+/H+ antiporter subunit E has translation MSPDTKRVWRDIGMQLPFLAWLIVLWMLLWAQFTVLSFLTGLVVAIFVTRVFRLPTVELSGRINLWYGALFVAQFLFAILRGALSVTAQVFDFRRQPGTAIVAVNLRYADDLVMTHVAVVSSLIPGSLVVEADRDRGILYLHVIGVRSKEDVEMQRQGVLGWEKRIVRALGSPAQYRALKADEKAGRIDPATIGGAR, from the coding sequence ATGAGTCCGGACACCAAGCGCGTCTGGCGGGACATCGGCATGCAGCTGCCGTTCCTCGCCTGGCTGATCGTGCTGTGGATGCTGCTGTGGGCGCAGTTCACGGTGCTCTCGTTCCTCACGGGACTCGTGGTGGCGATCTTCGTGACCCGCGTGTTCCGCCTGCCGACGGTCGAGCTCTCCGGGCGCATCAACCTCTGGTACGGCGCGCTGTTCGTGGCCCAGTTCCTGTTCGCGATCCTCCGCGGCGCGCTCTCGGTGACCGCCCAGGTGTTCGACTTCCGCCGGCAGCCCGGCACCGCCATCGTCGCGGTGAACCTGCGGTACGCGGACGACCTCGTGATGACGCACGTCGCGGTGGTGTCGTCCCTCATCCCGGGGTCGCTCGTGGTCGAGGCCGATCGCGACCGCGGCATCCTGTACCTGCACGTGATCGGGGTGCGCAGCAAGGAGGACGTCGAGATGCAGCGACAGGGCGTCCTCGGCTGGGAGAAGCGCATCGTGCGTGCGCTCGGCAGCCCGGCCCAGTACCGGGCCCTCAAGGCCGACGAGAAGGCCGGTCGGATCGACCCGGCGACGATCGGCGGTGCCCGATGA